CCCCCTCTTCTTCTGTAACGGTTCTTTACGACTACTACAGACAAGGGCAACATCAGTGTTACGATTCCGTAAAAACATGATTTGAGTGATATTTCTATGGCAGAAACACTGACTGGACAACCACCCAAGTTTGGCGGCAGCACCGGTGGGTTATTAACAAAAGCCCAAGTGGAAGAAAAATATGCAATTACCTGGACTAGCACAAAAGAACAGGTGTTTGAAATGCCCACTGGCGGTGCTGCGATTATGAACGAAGGGGACAACCTTTTGTATTTAGCCCGCAAAGAACAGTGTCTAGCTTTAGGTGCTCAACTGCGGTCAAAATTCAAACCCAGAATAGAAAACTTTAAAATCTATCGCGTTTTCCCGAACGGCGAAACTCAATATCTGCATCCTAAAGATGGCGTTTTCCCTGAAAAAGTCAACGAAGGACGTCAAGCCGTCAATGGCGTTGCTCACAATATCGGTAGCAACGTTGATCCGGCTAAAGTCAAATTTACAGGTAAATCTACCTCTGACGTTTAAAACGCTTTAAGTAATTCCAGGGCGCAATGCCCATAAACATATTAGGATGAAGGATGGTTTATTCTCACCTTCATCCTTTTATTTTTTATTGTTCGCTATTAGTCGCCATGATTTTTCCAGATTTTTCCCAATTTGCTCAACGCGCTTCCACAGGAAATTTTATTCCGGTGTATCAAGAATGGGTGGCTGATTTAGATACTCCGGTTTCTGCATGGTATCGGGTTTGTGCGGATCAACCTTATAATTTTTTGTTAGAGTCCGTTGAAGGTGGCGAAAAAATCGGACGTTATAGTTTCTTAGGTTGTGATCCAGTTTGGATTTTAGAAGCCAAAGGCGATCGCACCGTGCAAAAATGGCGAGATGGAACAATTCAAGAATTTACAGGCGATCCCTTCAACGCTTTAGAAGTCTGTTTAGAACCTTATCATCCGGTAAAATTACCTCAACTCCCCCCAGGAATTGGCGGACTCTTTGGGTTTTGGGGTTATGAATTAATGCAGTGGATCGAGTCCCGTGTTCCTGTTTATTCCCCCAATGCGGATGATTTACCCGATGGGTTATGGATGCAGGTTGATCAATTATTAATCTTTGATCAAGTTAAACGTAAAATTTGGGCGATCGCTTATGCAGATACTCGCAATACCGATTTAGAAACAGCTTATCAACAAGCGTGCGATCGCGTTCAACAATTAGTTACTAAACTTCAATCTCCCTTATCCCCAGAAAATACCCTTTTAGAATGGACTCCCCCCGATCAGCAACCGCCTTTAACCTACAGGAGTAACGTTTCCCAAGAGCAA
The sequence above is a segment of the Planktothrix tepida PCC 9214 genome. Coding sequences within it:
- a CDS encoding photosystem I reaction center subunit II PsaD, which gives rise to MAETLTGQPPKFGGSTGGLLTKAQVEEKYAITWTSTKEQVFEMPTGGAAIMNEGDNLLYLARKEQCLALGAQLRSKFKPRIENFKIYRVFPNGETQYLHPKDGVFPEKVNEGRQAVNGVAHNIGSNVDPAKVKFTGKSTSDV